The Halomonas qaidamensis genome includes the window CAGCGCCACGCTTGATCAAAAATACGTGGCTGCAAATGAGTAGCGACAAAGCGCTCAACTTCTTTTTGCACATCCACCACCCGGCGACCCCGCAGCGGTGCCAAGGTCATTGCTAAGTACTCCTCTAACTTTAACTTACCGGCGTGATAAGCCTGCTGCATCTGCTCGGCACGGGCTATAAAGGTTTCGGCGTCGCTGATCCAGCCCTGCTCGATCATCCATAAATTCCAGCGGTCACTGCAGTCTCCATCCAGGAGGGTGTCGTCAAGGTCAAACAGGGCAAGGCGCATGAGGCACTCCTTTTTTCACGAGTTCGTTTTTTCACGAGTTCGGCGGCGCGTAGCGTATGCCAACGACGATGACAAGACGATGACGCCCTGACTGAAAATCGGAGTTGCCGATAAAAACTGCTGATCATGGTGCCTGACAGTGAAAATTATGGCGTTAACCACGTTGCCGCAAATTCATCGGCAGGTAGGGGATGTCCAAACCAATAGCCCTGTGCTTCGCTGCAGCCCATTTTTGCTAGCAAATCGGCTTGAGCCGGGCTTTCAACACCTTCTGCGAGGGTTTTCATATCTAGCGTGTCGGCCATGGCGATAATTGTTTGCACGATCGCACGATCATGATGGTTATCCAGCATGTCACGCACAAACGAAATATCTATCTTTAACGCATCTGCAGCGAAACGACGTAAATAAGAGAGTGATGAGTAGCCCGTGCCAAAGTCATCAATAAACAGCGCATAGCCTGCCCGCCGCATCGAATGAGTAATCGTGACCGCTTGATCGGGATCGCGCATAAAATCGCTTTCGGTTAGCTCTAATGCAATCGCACCCGGCGGTACACCGGTGGTCAACTTAGCCACATGCGCGGTTAATTGAGGATCGGCAAACTGTTGGGCAGAAATATTGATGGATAATTTACCCGGCAATGGCGTGTGTTTGGCTTGCCAAACGCCTAGCTGGCTTGCCGCTTCCTCCAACACCCAATCGCCCAGCATTCGGATTAGGCCACGCTCTTCTGCCAAAGGGATAAATTCGCCAGGGCTTACCCATCCCCACTCAGGGTCATACCAGCGACAAAGCGCTTCAGCCCCGGTTAGGGTTTTGTCTGCCAGACTAAACTGGGGTTGGAAGTAGAGCTCCAAACGATGCCCAAGAATAGCTTGATGCAATCGCTCGGTCATCCATTGTCGACGCTCTAAGGCATGCCGCATCGTCTGTGTATAGGGGCAAACGCTATTGTCACGTCGTTTTGCATGATGCAGGGCAATGCTGGCTGCGTTAAACAGCTCACCAGCGTCCGATACATCGTTAGGATAACTGGCAACACCAACACTGACATCAAGGTTAAAAACGCGATGCTCAAGCTGAATGGGACGTTTAATAATCTCACATAGCTGCAGCATTATTTCTTGGAGATGAACATCCTCTACACTGGGCAAGAGTATCGTAAACTCATCACCAGACAGTCGCGCAACAGCACACTTGGGAAAATTGGCTTGCTGCAACCGCTTGGCTACGGTCGCCAATAACTGGTCGCCTACTTGATGACCATGTAAATCGTTTACCTCTTTAAAGCGCCGAATATCTATTAGCAGTAACGAGAGAGAGTGATTTTGCCGGGTAGCTTCTTTTCCCATACTAGCCAATAGCTCAATGAAGCGCGCGCGGTTGGGTAAACCGGTGGTGCCATCGGTATAAGCGAGGCGGTGCATATGCCGATGGTCGCGGCGACGCTCTAATTCAGCAGCAGCACCTGTTGAAAGAATTTGTAGCACAGACGTTGCAAAGGCGTTGGTGGTGAGTGGTGATTGATAAAACACCATCATCACGCCAATAGCATCCCCCTTGGCATTATCTAAACGTCTGCCGATCCAGGCTTGGGTACCCAGCGAAGTTCCTGGCAACATAAAAGACTGGCCGCTTTGTGCAACACTTTCCCCTTCAAAAACAACCTTCTCAGCCGGCGTCCCACACAACATAAATGTTTGATTATCAACTAATTTACCACTTGCCACTAAGCTCACTGTGTGAGTTGTCATCGCTGGCAGCAACGTGCTTTTACGGGCGGCTGTTGAGCCCGAGTACTGGGGTACAGGTTGATCTAGCAAGGCGATAAACCCAGCATCAGCTTCTAATAAAGTGACCAACGTTGTAATCAATTGATGAAAGTAATCATCCCCCACTCGTGACGTTACAGTGGAGGCGACTTGCACAACCGCCTCTTGCACGCGCTGTGATTCTTGTTGATCGGTTACATCAGAGATAAAACCTTCAAGATAGGCAACCTGTCCTGCATTCCCCATGACAGCCTGCCCTTGCTCCCACATCCAGCGATGGCTGCCATCCCGATGGCGCAGTCTGTAGACAACGCGATAAGGCTGACGCTGCTGAATTGCCTGCTGTACGGCTAGATATAGACGATTTTGATCAGCCTCGTGTATCAGGGAGGCAAAACTTAAGAGCCTATTATCTTGTAATTCATCCGGGTGATAGCCCGTCAGCGCCTCGGCTCCTTGACTCACCAACTGCATCGTCCAATGACGATCATTGAGGCACCGATAGGCCATCCCCGGAAGATGGTTAAGCAGCGTATTTAAACGCCTTTCACTTTCGCGAGCGACACCTTCGCTGTGGCGAAGTGCTTCTTCGGCTTGGCAACGGCTCAGCTCTGCGCCTGCTTGAGCAGCCACAATGCGTAAGATTTCATTTTCAAGGCCATCCGGCTGCATCGGTTGATTACTTAATACCGCTAAAATACCAATGACCGGGCCATCTGCAGAAAACAGAGGCAACCCCATATAACTTTCAGCACTAAGCTGCCCAAGCAACATATCATTAGGAAAATGCGCTTGGACATCACAGGCATAAAAACAGGGCTCACGTCCTAAAACGTTTTCACACGGCGTTCCAGCAAGTGGATAAGAAAAATTGTCCTGATAACAGCCATTTGACCAAACGGCCAACGTTGTGGCCCTATGAGGCGTATCGACAACAGCGATTAAAGCATGATCAACACCAAGCAAACCGGCAAGTTGCTCGACAAGCGTTGCGTAAAAATCAGGCGTACCGCTTCGTCCCAGCCCTTCTGCCAACTGGCGAAAGATCTCTGCCGCTTCGTTCCTGGTGTGCATTGGCGCACTCACTTTTGTCATTCTAGAAACAGCTGTCCGCAAAGCGCTGTTTTAATAAATTACAGCGAACTACAGCATAAACAGCTATTTTACTGATTTACAATGCCTACATATGGCAATACCAGCGCATGCTGATTCCATGCTTGTACTCATAGAATATGCCCTTGTGGCTGATCGCTGTGTTGGACAGCACGTTTGGAGATAACATGACGGGCCCTTCAGCCGAAGATGAAACGCTTTATGCTTCGCTCACCAATGAGCTTCCCGCCTTTCTTACGGAAGCACTGCTGCAAACGGCGAGTTTACCTTCGTTACCTGCCGTTGCGTTGCAGGTACTCGAAGTCGCTCGCTCTCCCCACGCCCCTCTGGGCGAGTATGCGCGTGTCATTGAACGTGATCCTGGGTTAACAGCACGTCTAATCGCGGTCGCTAATAGTGTCTATTACCTACGCTCGGCTCCCCCAGCACAAACCAGCTTAGAAGCGACGCAACGCCTGGGCCTGGATGCCACACTTGCTACCGTACTGAGCTTCACACTACTGCCCTGGCCGCCGACAGAAACCGTGGTTATTCAAACATGGCGGCGTGCCATTGTTGCAGCGGTAGTGGCAGGTAAACTGGCTAACCAACTCTGCCCTACGAAAGTGGGCAGCGCGTTCACACTTGCCCTACTACAAGACATCGGCATATTGGCAATCATTACCACCTATCCTGACGAAGCAGATACACTATACGCTGATTACCAAGCGTCCCATGCACAGTTAATCAACGCAGAGCGCCACTGCTTTGGCAGTGATCATACGCGAATTGGCGCCTGGTTAGCCGCGAAGTGGGGGCTACCTTCTCCCATCGTGCGGGCTATTTACCAAAGCCATGATGGCTTTGTAACCGATGACATGGAGACTCTTTGCTTACGTTTATCAGGCGCTATCGCTGATGCTTGGCTTAGCCCTGAACCAAGTGTGTCGTTAGCGCTATTACTAAAACAGATAGCCATCGCGGAGACAGTGCCAACACATGCAATTGAAGCACTCTTGCACCGACTACCCGAAGAGATAGACCTATTAACGGACATTCTTAACCTTACGGCACCGTCGTCTATCGACAGCCATGCACTGCTAGCAGAAGCCAAACATTTGCTTTATCAACACTCACTAGCACTTACCGCACGGTTAGATGATCAACAGCAGCAGTTGAATACATTACAGTTGCACAACGCTGCATTAGAAAAACGCAGCCGTATTGACTCACTTACCCAGCTTGCTAACCGTGCTTGGTTAGAAAAACAGCTCGAAGAGCGCTTTGCTCTTTGTAACGAGCAACGCCGCACTATGTCGGTCATATTCATTGATTTAGACCACTTTAAAGTGCTGAACGACCGCTATGGTCATCAGGCCGGTGACTTGATTTTAGAGCGGTTTGGTAAAACGCTGGCGTCGTTAATTCGAAAAGGTGATTTAGCTGGGCGCTACGGCGGCGAAGAATTTTTAATTATCTTGCCTGATGAAACATCTCAAGCCGCTAAACAGTTAGCTGAACGGATTGAACTGCATTTAAAAGAGCAACCTATGCTAACCGTAGATCAGGAAGCGCTATATATAACAGCTTCCATGGGCATTGCGTGTTTAAGTGATGGCAATTTCCGCAATGAACGCGATCTAATAGATGCCGCCGACCAAAGCATGTACTTCATCAAACGCTCTGGCCGTCGGGGCATCTCTGTTTATGGTCAAGATTAGCCATGCCAATAGTAACCGTTATTCTTTTATTATCTGTTCATTGCCTCTGGTAGATATAACGCAATCTCTGGAAAGAGGTGCATAAAGGCAATTGCTAGCAGCATCAGTAAAAAGAACGGCAACGTAGCTTTCGTGATAGTGACAATATCTTTTCCTGTAAGCCCCTGAATTACAAATAGATTAAATCCAACAGGCGGGGTGATTTGCGACATTTCCACCACAATCACAAGATAGATACCGAACCAAATCAAATCGAAACCAGCAGCGCTAATGACCGGCATGATAATCGCAGTCACTAATAAAATCAGCGAAATACCATCCAGAAAACAGCCCATAATCAGTAGCAATAGCGTTAAAGCTACTAACAGCATTGTAGGCGATAACCCCATCTCACCAATCGCCCGTGCCAATTGCATCGGCACCTGAGTAAAACCCATTGCTGAGGTGAGAAATGACGCACCGGCAATAATAAAGGCGATCATGCATGCAGTACGCACGGCGGCAAATAACGAGCTGGTAAAGATGTCGCGATTAAAGTGGCCATTAAAATGCGCAATAACCATCGACAGCACAACGCCCACCGCTGCAGCTTCTGTTGGTGATGCAAGGCCTCCATAAATCGATACGATAATACCGCCAATAAGCAGCAGAATTGGCACCAGCGACCAGGTATTGCGCAGCTTCTCAACGAAGCTCATACCCGACTCATCAGCACCGGTTAACCCGTTTCGATTACCTTTCAACAGAGCCCACAACACGAGATAGGTCATGAACATGGCTAAGATCATCAGCCCTGGTCCAATACCTGCCATAAATAACCGAGTAATGGACTGCTCAGTCACTACACCATATACAATCAACACAATGGAAGGCGGAATGAGTAGTCCCAGCGTCGATGCGCTAGCCAAAGTGCCAATGGCCATATTGCTGTCATAGCCGCGCCGCTCGAGTTCCGGCAGGGTCATTTTCCCCACCGTGGCACAGGTCGCTGCCGAAGAGCCACATACGGCGGCAAACATGCCACTACCAATGATATTGGTATGCAACAGGCGACCCGGTAGGCGGTTTAACCAAGGTGACAAACCACGAAACATATTGTCGGCTAGACCCGAGCGAAACAGAATCTCACCCATCCAGATAAACATCGGCAACGCCGTTAAATCCCAGCCATAGCTCGCTCCCCAAAAATCCGAGGCAAGAATAGGGCCGGGGTCAAAAGGACTAAAAAACTGAAGGGCAACCCAGGCAGTGCCAATTAGAGCAAAGGCAATCCAGACGCCACTACCTAACAGCACCACGAGGGTAAAAATAGTAACCAAACTGAGTAATAGCACGAGGGTATCTCCCGAGTAGCGTCTTAATGCGCTTCGTTGTCGTCGATGGCGGTCACTTCACGGAAGCTCGCAGGGTCGCGAATGGCAATGCGCAGCGCTATCCACAGTGCCTCCATCAGCGCCAATGCCAACAGCCCTACCCCAACAATCAATACTGATTGAGGTATCCACAAGGGAATAGATAAAAAGCCTGACGACACGTCGTTGTATTGAAGGCTTTCCCTGGCTAATCCAATTAAGCCGTAGGCCAGCAAAAGGCTGATCACTACCGCAACAAGCAATCCAAACACCTCAAACCAGACGCGGATTGCAGCAGGTAAACGCGAGATAAGTAGCGTCACCCTAATATGGGCATGATGAACAAAGGTGTAGGCCAGCCCAAGAAATGTGGCGCCTACTAACAGATATGAAGCCATCTCAGACACGCCGGTGATGCTCACGCCAAGTCGGCTAAGGCCAACCAAAACCAGCAGCGCATCTACTAAGCGAAACGTGACCTGCAGTGCGATAAGTGCACAAATAGCCACCATACACGCGGCTGCACCCCAGGCACCGAGGCGGTAGAGTTTGTCGAATTTAAACATCATGTTCGCAGTCTCATTGAGCGCGTGGGTGGAAAGGGCGACACAATTAGCCGCCCTTAAAGCCAGCATTAGTTATTAAAACCAGTCATTAAAACCAGTCATTAAAACCAGTCATTAAGACTAGATACTAAGACCAGATACTAAGGCTCAGTTATCGCGCTGTTCGCGATAGCTCTCTAAGGCTTGCTTTGCATCGTCGTCAGCACGAGATTCCCAGTCGGCAAATAGCTCATCACCAGCCGCTTGCAGTGCAGCAGAAACCGCTTCATTAGGCTCAGAAACCGAAATACCATTTTCTTTCAGTGTTTCCAGGCTAGCCTCATTATTCTCGCGGCTCATTTGCCAGCCACGCTCTTCAGCACGCGCTGCGGCTTCCATTAGGGCATCTTGGGTAGCTTCATCTAAACGGTCAAAGCTGCGCTGGCTCATAAACACAATGTTCTTAGGCAGCCACAAGTTAGCATCGGTGTAGTCGGTCACGTAGTCCCAGGCAGCCATTGAGTTGCCGGTAGAACTGGACGTAATCATGGCATCCACACGACCGGTGCTAAATGCAGTAGGAATATCAGACTCCTCAGTTTCCGTCGGGCTGCCACCTAAATTATCAACGAAACGCTGAGTATTAATATTCGGCGCACGCACCCGCAAGCCATCAAACTGATCGGGGTCCGTTAACGGCTCAGAAGTGTAAATTCCCTGGGCGGGCCAAGCGACAGCATAGAGAGGAACCATTCCTTCATAGGCAAATAGCTCAGTAATCATCGGCTTAGTGGCTTCCCACAAGGCATAGGCATCTTCATAGCTACCGGCTACCCCCGGCAACGTATCGACTTCGAAAATAGGATCATCGTTTGAAAGAATGGAGAGAAAAACTTCGCCAGCATCAATCGTGCCGCGGCGCACCGACGGTTTAATTTCACCATGAGAAACCAGAGAACCACCGCTATGCACCGTAATGGTTAAATCACCATTAGTGGCTTCGGCCACATCCTCTGCAAACTGTTTGTTGTTTTGGGTATGGAAACTTGCATCACCATAAGGCGTTGCCATGGTCCACTCAGCCGCCTGAACGGTCGCCGCAGCAGCAAGGCTGCAAGCGGTCACTAGCAGTAATGGCGTTGTTATATGTTTATGCATGGGGACGTCCTCTTATTCATATTAATGGGAGTTCAGGTTAATCGAGGTGTTACTTCGGGGGTGGCAAGGGTCGCGCCAGGTTGAACCCAACGCCCGGTAAAACATGTATTTGCCATGTCAGCGCGCCGTTCTCTAGCATAGTTAGCGGCACACTCTTGGGCGATCCGGCCCACGCTGCGACAAAAGCGCGGGTGGTTTGCACTGCGCCAAATCACATCATAGTTCATCGGCGGCAAAGGGGCGGGGAGCGCTAAACGGTATAGATCACCCCGGCGCCACTCATCCAGCACGGTGGCAACAGGTAACGCGCCAATCCCCAGCCCTTCCATAGTCATCCGCGCAATAGTCATTAGCGTGCTGACACTGTGGATGCGCGGCTGCTGGACGCCCATATCAGCAAGATAACGTACCAATTCTTCATAAGGGCGGGCCTGCCGACCAAAGGAGATAAACGGCAACGCGTGACACCAAGCGTCTGGGCGTTCGCTTAGCAACGCGGCATGGCGAGGTGAGACA containing:
- a CDS encoding EAL domain-containing protein: MHTRNEAAEIFRQLAEGLGRSGTPDFYATLVEQLAGLLGVDHALIAVVDTPHRATTLAVWSNGCYQDNFSYPLAGTPCENVLGREPCFYACDVQAHFPNDMLLGQLSAESYMGLPLFSADGPVIGILAVLSNQPMQPDGLENEILRIVAAQAGAELSRCQAEEALRHSEGVARESERRLNTLLNHLPGMAYRCLNDRHWTMQLVSQGAEALTGYHPDELQDNRLLSFASLIHEADQNRLYLAVQQAIQQRQPYRVVYRLRHRDGSHRWMWEQGQAVMGNAGQVAYLEGFISDVTDQQESQRVQEAVVQVASTVTSRVGDDYFHQLITTLVTLLEADAGFIALLDQPVPQYSGSTAARKSTLLPAMTTHTVSLVASGKLVDNQTFMLCGTPAEKVVFEGESVAQSGQSFMLPGTSLGTQAWIGRRLDNAKGDAIGVMMVFYQSPLTTNAFATSVLQILSTGAAAELERRRDHRHMHRLAYTDGTTGLPNRARFIELLASMGKEATRQNHSLSLLLIDIRRFKEVNDLHGHQVGDQLLATVAKRLQQANFPKCAVARLSGDEFTILLPSVEDVHLQEIMLQLCEIIKRPIQLEHRVFNLDVSVGVASYPNDVSDAGELFNAASIALHHAKRRDNSVCPYTQTMRHALERRQWMTERLHQAILGHRLELYFQPQFSLADKTLTGAEALCRWYDPEWGWVSPGEFIPLAEERGLIRMLGDWVLEEAASQLGVWQAKHTPLPGKLSINISAQQFADPQLTAHVAKLTTGVPPGAIALELTESDFMRDPDQAVTITHSMRRAGYALFIDDFGTGYSSLSYLRRFAADALKIDISFVRDMLDNHHDRAIVQTIIAMADTLDMKTLAEGVESPAQADLLAKMGCSEAQGYWFGHPLPADEFAATWLTP
- a CDS encoding GGDEF domain-containing protein produces the protein MTGPSAEDETLYASLTNELPAFLTEALLQTASLPSLPAVALQVLEVARSPHAPLGEYARVIERDPGLTARLIAVANSVYYLRSAPPAQTSLEATQRLGLDATLATVLSFTLLPWPPTETVVIQTWRRAIVAAVVAGKLANQLCPTKVGSAFTLALLQDIGILAIITTYPDEADTLYADYQASHAQLINAERHCFGSDHTRIGAWLAAKWGLPSPIVRAIYQSHDGFVTDDMETLCLRLSGAIADAWLSPEPSVSLALLLKQIAIAETVPTHAIEALLHRLPEEIDLLTDILNLTAPSSIDSHALLAEAKHLLYQHSLALTARLDDQQQQLNTLQLHNAALEKRSRIDSLTQLANRAWLEKQLEERFALCNEQRRTMSVIFIDLDHFKVLNDRYGHQAGDLILERFGKTLASLIRKGDLAGRYGGEEFLIILPDETSQAAKQLAERIELHLKEQPMLTVDQEALYITASMGIACLSDGNFRNERDLIDAADQSMYFIKRSGRRGISVYGQD
- a CDS encoding TRAP transporter large permease; this encodes MLLLSLVTIFTLVVLLGSGVWIAFALIGTAWVALQFFSPFDPGPILASDFWGASYGWDLTALPMFIWMGEILFRSGLADNMFRGLSPWLNRLPGRLLHTNIIGSGMFAAVCGSSAATCATVGKMTLPELERRGYDSNMAIGTLASASTLGLLIPPSIVLIVYGVVTEQSITRLFMAGIGPGLMILAMFMTYLVLWALLKGNRNGLTGADESGMSFVEKLRNTWSLVPILLLIGGIIVSIYGGLASPTEAAAVGVVLSMVIAHFNGHFNRDIFTSSLFAAVRTACMIAFIIAGASFLTSAMGFTQVPMQLARAIGEMGLSPTMLLVALTLLLLIMGCFLDGISLILLVTAIIMPVISAAGFDLIWFGIYLVIVVEMSQITPPVGFNLFVIQGLTGKDIVTITKATLPFFLLMLLAIAFMHLFPEIALYLPEAMNR
- a CDS encoding TRAP transporter small permease, giving the protein MMFKFDKLYRLGAWGAAACMVAICALIALQVTFRLVDALLVLVGLSRLGVSITGVSEMASYLLVGATFLGLAYTFVHHAHIRVTLLISRLPAAIRVWFEVFGLLVAVVISLLLAYGLIGLARESLQYNDVSSGFLSIPLWIPQSVLIVGVGLLALALMEALWIALRIAIRDPASFREVTAIDDNEAH
- a CDS encoding TRAP transporter substrate-binding protein, whose product is MHKHITTPLLLVTACSLAAAATVQAAEWTMATPYGDASFHTQNNKQFAEDVAEATNGDLTITVHSGGSLVSHGEIKPSVRRGTIDAGEVFLSILSNDDPIFEVDTLPGVAGSYEDAYALWEATKPMITELFAYEGMVPLYAVAWPAQGIYTSEPLTDPDQFDGLRVRAPNINTQRFVDNLGGSPTETEESDIPTAFSTGRVDAMITSSSTGNSMAAWDYVTDYTDANLWLPKNIVFMSQRSFDRLDEATQDALMEAAARAEERGWQMSRENNEASLETLKENGISVSEPNEAVSAALQAAGDELFADWESRADDDAKQALESYREQRDN